One Gloeobacter morelensis MG652769 DNA window includes the following coding sequences:
- a CDS encoding beta-propeller fold lactonase family protein produces MTSTRSRLLLSALLATSLTLQPLAAIAQTSLPVGDIGGNASIIPTGQVVTPTAAPGSTYARLSTGLRPDGNADAQGAVKTALSPDGKTLLVLTSGYNQYFSDQTTGELLSYPVLDPTTGLASTVTIPQAEWVFVFDVSSGALVKKQQINLPNTYNGLVWAPDGKRFYVSAGIDDRIYVYKFDGGQYVPDAPFILLGHNSNQTAPLPTYDGGILKGTPADAASGGLVTTGAVAAGLDISRDGQTLVVANFQNDSISIIDTATRAVFEEIKFFIPGGTVATGELPFDVAIYSDARGAAAKVFVTSTRDDEVLAVDLASKVVTRVPVGGQPNKLALSANQGRLYVVNGNSDSLSVIDPVTNNVVRTISLARPGYKYKGSNPNAIAFSPDGKKLYVTLGVENAVAVVDQASGKVEGRIPTGWYPNSVSVAAGGSKLFVVNAKDNVGPNPSNGRTTEAGAASNTTFRNEYNWALEKAGISTIPVPGAASLERLSARVDKNNGFGNQRPDPLMAYLRTKIKHVIYVVKENRTYDQVLGDLPVGNGDPSLTLFPEPISPNHHKLATDFVILDNFYNPGESSGVGWSWSTFARTTDYTEKTQSVLYGNANFSGLTYDYEGTNRNISVGLPQTSPTPNQINTRVTGILDPSGSSSILPGTKDANAPEGDGDLEPGAIGGYLWDAALRAGKTVRNYGFFIDLAYYGTSQDDPTVPDPANPLYIPITRTPFASNIPQAPGTKPALLDKTDIYFRGYDQKISDIFLYEEWKREFDGYVANNNLPNLQLVRIMHDHFGSFGQQAVAGLDTAETQMADNDYALGKLVEAVSKSIYWKDTAIVVLEDDSQDGPDHVDGHRSIAYVISPYTKRGALVSTNYTTVSALRTIEDLLGLDYLGLLDANTRPMADVFTRVPNFNTYTAVIPGILCAPPVDPALVPECADAAAPKTVAVKPLHDGKWWVNATKGFNFSVEDKLDVVAFNRLLWQGVKGTGVSYPEERNRKDLRNNRTQLLKNWTAKQPK; encoded by the coding sequence ATGACCTCGACACGTTCTCGCCTGTTGCTGAGCGCTCTGCTCGCAACTTCCCTCACCTTGCAGCCGCTGGCGGCGATCGCCCAGACGAGCTTGCCCGTGGGCGACATCGGCGGCAATGCCAGCATCATTCCTACAGGCCAGGTGGTCACCCCGACGGCGGCCCCCGGTTCGACCTACGCCCGCTTGAGCACGGGATTGCGCCCCGACGGCAACGCCGACGCCCAGGGTGCCGTCAAGACCGCCCTCAGCCCGGATGGCAAGACCCTGCTGGTGCTCACCAGCGGCTACAACCAGTACTTCTCGGATCAGACCACCGGTGAACTGCTCAGCTACCCGGTGCTCGACCCGACCACCGGCCTCGCCTCGACCGTCACCATCCCCCAGGCGGAGTGGGTGTTCGTCTTTGACGTGAGCAGCGGCGCGCTGGTCAAAAAGCAGCAGATCAACCTTCCGAATACGTACAACGGCCTGGTCTGGGCGCCGGACGGCAAGCGCTTCTACGTCTCGGCCGGGATCGACGACCGCATCTACGTCTACAAATTTGACGGCGGCCAGTACGTCCCCGACGCCCCCTTTATCCTGCTCGGGCACAACTCCAACCAGACCGCTCCCCTGCCCACCTACGACGGCGGTATCCTCAAGGGCACCCCGGCGGACGCCGCCTCCGGCGGACTCGTCACCACCGGCGCGGTGGCGGCGGGCCTCGACATCAGCCGCGACGGCCAGACGCTGGTAGTGGCCAACTTCCAGAACGACTCGATTTCGATTATCGATACGGCCACCCGCGCGGTGTTCGAAGAAATCAAATTCTTCATCCCCGGCGGTACGGTGGCTACCGGCGAACTGCCCTTCGACGTGGCCATCTACAGCGACGCGCGCGGCGCGGCGGCCAAGGTCTTCGTCACCAGCACGCGCGACGACGAAGTGCTCGCGGTGGACCTGGCCAGCAAAGTGGTGACGCGCGTCCCCGTAGGCGGCCAGCCCAACAAACTGGCTCTTTCCGCCAACCAGGGCCGGCTGTACGTGGTGAACGGCAACAGCGACAGCCTCTCAGTCATCGATCCGGTGACGAACAATGTCGTGCGCACGATTTCGCTCGCGCGCCCCGGCTACAAATACAAAGGCTCCAACCCGAACGCCATTGCCTTCTCGCCGGACGGCAAGAAGCTTTACGTCACCTTGGGTGTCGAGAACGCCGTGGCGGTGGTGGACCAGGCGAGCGGCAAAGTCGAAGGGCGCATCCCGACCGGCTGGTATCCCAACTCGGTGAGCGTCGCGGCGGGCGGCAGCAAGCTCTTCGTGGTCAACGCCAAGGACAACGTCGGCCCCAACCCCTCCAACGGCCGCACCACTGAAGCGGGTGCAGCAAGCAACACGACATTTAGAAACGAGTACAACTGGGCGCTCGAAAAAGCGGGCATCTCGACCATCCCCGTGCCTGGAGCGGCGAGTCTGGAACGTCTGAGTGCGCGCGTCGACAAAAATAACGGTTTCGGCAACCAGCGGCCCGATCCGCTGATGGCCTACCTGCGCACCAAGATCAAGCACGTCATCTACGTGGTCAAAGAGAACCGCACCTACGATCAGGTGCTGGGGGATCTGCCGGTGGGCAACGGCGACCCGAGCCTGACGCTCTTTCCGGAGCCAATTTCGCCCAACCACCACAAACTCGCCACGGACTTTGTCATCCTGGATAACTTCTACAACCCTGGCGAATCGAGCGGCGTGGGCTGGAGCTGGAGCACCTTCGCCCGCACCACCGACTACACCGAAAAGACCCAGTCGGTGCTCTACGGCAACGCCAATTTTAGCGGTCTCACCTACGACTACGAAGGCACCAACCGCAACATCAGCGTCGGCCTGCCCCAGACGAGTCCGACGCCCAACCAGATCAACACCCGGGTGACCGGCATTCTCGATCCCTCGGGCAGCTCTTCGATTCTGCCGGGCACCAAGGACGCCAACGCCCCGGAAGGTGACGGCGACCTGGAGCCGGGCGCCATCGGTGGTTACCTGTGGGATGCGGCTTTGCGGGCGGGCAAGACCGTGCGCAACTACGGCTTCTTCATCGATCTCGCCTACTACGGCACTTCCCAGGACGACCCGACCGTACCCGACCCGGCCAACCCGCTCTATATCCCGATTACGCGCACCCCCTTCGCCTCGAATATCCCCCAGGCGCCTGGCACCAAACCAGCCTTGCTGGATAAGACCGACATCTACTTCCGCGGCTACGACCAGAAGATTTCGGACATCTTCTTGTACGAAGAGTGGAAGCGCGAATTTGACGGCTACGTCGCCAACAACAACCTGCCGAATCTGCAACTCGTGCGCATCATGCACGATCACTTCGGCAGCTTCGGCCAGCAGGCGGTGGCAGGTCTCGACACCGCCGAGACGCAGATGGCCGACAACGACTACGCCCTGGGCAAGCTCGTCGAAGCCGTTTCCAAATCGATCTACTGGAAGGACACCGCCATCGTCGTGCTCGAGGACGACTCCCAGGACGGTCCCGACCACGTCGACGGCCACCGCTCGATAGCCTACGTCATCTCGCCCTACACCAAGCGCGGCGCGCTGGTGAGCACCAACTACACGACCGTGAGCGCCCTGCGCACGATCGAAGATCTGTTGGGCCTTGACTATCTGGGGCTGCTGGATGCCAACACCCGGCCGATGGCGGACGTCTTCACGCGCGTGCCCAACTTCAACACCTACACAGCGGTCATTCCGGGCATCCTCTGCGCCCCGCCGGTGGACCCGGCCCTGGTGCCGGAGTGCGCCGATGCGGCGGCCCCCAAGACCGTGGCTGTCAAGCCTCTGCACGACGGCAAATGGTGGGTGAACGCCACCAAGGGCTTCAACTTCTCCGTCGAAGACAAGCTCGATGTCGTCGCCTTCAACCGTTTGCTGTGGCAGGGGGTCAAAGGCACCGGCGTCTCCTACCCCGAGGAGCGCAACCGCAAGGATCTGCGCAACAACCGCACCCAGTTGCTGAAGAACTGGACTGCCAAACAGCCCAAATAA
- a CDS encoding alpha/beta hydrolase family protein has translation MKTRLGSLLLVLIAVLAPAPMAKADIAPNENLVVDGIPSISASLADSLARYTEFRTATLAGWHPSRREMLILTRFGDTNQAHSVKMPGGDRSQRTFYPDRIQGASYPPRPTGEFFVFAKDTGGNEFSQLYRYDLADGTVTLLTDGKSRNTGATWSQSGRQIAYTSTRRNGKDTDIYLVDPLRPLSDRKLAELTGGGWGVIDWSPDDQKLLVAEYVSINESYLWLLDAATGQKTLITPKGRAEKIAYGRAQFAANGRGIYLTSDRDSEFQRLQYLDLATAKPQVLSGGIPWDIESFELSPDGRLLAFVANEDGIAKLHLLDTATGRERPVPKLPVGLIGTLEWRPGSRELGMTLTAARSPADVFSWNVATGKVDRWTTSETGGLNTATLAEPALVRWKSFDGRSIPGFLYRPPTRFSGKRPLIINIHGGPEAQFRPGFLGRNNYFLDELGAAMIFPNVRGSSGYGKTFLQLDNGFKREDSVKDIGALLDWIATQPDLDPARVMVTGGSYGGYMTLATTTHYNDRIRCALDVVGISNFVTFLEKTESYRRDLRRAEYGDERDPKMREFLLAISPANNAAKITKPLFVVQGQNDPRVPLNESEQMVATVKRGGSPVWYLMAKDEGHGFAKKKNADFQFYATVTFVQNYLLD, from the coding sequence ATGAAAACCCGGCTTGGATCGCTATTGCTCGTTCTCATCGCCGTTTTGGCCCCAGCCCCGATGGCCAAAGCCGATATCGCCCCGAACGAGAATCTTGTCGTCGACGGCATCCCCTCCATATCGGCGAGTCTGGCCGATTCGCTCGCCCGCTACACCGAATTTCGCACCGCCACCCTCGCAGGCTGGCACCCGAGCCGGCGGGAGATGCTCATCTTGACGCGCTTCGGCGATACCAACCAGGCGCACAGCGTCAAAATGCCGGGCGGCGATCGCAGCCAGAGGACGTTCTATCCGGACCGCATCCAGGGGGCTTCCTATCCACCCAGGCCGACGGGGGAGTTTTTTGTCTTCGCCAAAGACACCGGTGGCAACGAATTCAGCCAGCTCTACCGCTACGATCTGGCCGACGGCACCGTGACTTTGCTCACCGACGGCAAGTCGCGCAACACCGGCGCCACCTGGTCGCAGTCGGGCAGACAGATAGCCTACACCTCCACCCGGCGCAACGGTAAAGACACCGATATTTATCTGGTCGATCCGCTCAGACCCCTGAGCGACCGCAAACTCGCTGAACTCACAGGGGGCGGCTGGGGGGTGATCGACTGGTCGCCCGACGATCAAAAGCTGCTGGTGGCGGAGTACGTCTCGATTAACGAGAGTTATCTGTGGCTCCTTGACGCGGCCACCGGCCAGAAGACCTTGATCACCCCCAAAGGCAGGGCAGAAAAAATTGCCTACGGTAGGGCCCAGTTTGCCGCAAACGGCCGGGGCATCTACCTGACCAGCGACCGCGACTCGGAATTTCAGCGCCTGCAGTATTTGGACCTGGCCACCGCGAAGCCCCAGGTTCTAAGCGGCGGCATTCCCTGGGATATCGAGAGCTTTGAACTTTCTCCCGACGGCCGTCTACTCGCCTTTGTCGCCAACGAGGACGGTATCGCGAAGCTCCATTTACTAGATACCGCCACCGGCCGGGAGCGCCCGGTCCCCAAACTGCCCGTGGGCTTGATTGGAACGCTCGAGTGGCGGCCCGGCAGCCGCGAACTGGGGATGACCCTCACCGCCGCCCGCTCGCCCGCCGATGTCTTCTCCTGGAATGTCGCCACCGGCAAAGTCGATCGCTGGACGACCAGCGAGACCGGCGGCTTGAACACAGCGACGCTTGCCGAACCGGCGCTGGTGCGCTGGAAAAGCTTTGACGGGCGGTCGATTCCAGGCTTTCTCTACCGGCCCCCGACCCGCTTTAGCGGCAAACGCCCGCTGATTATCAACATCCACGGCGGTCCTGAGGCGCAGTTTCGACCCGGCTTTTTGGGCCGCAATAACTATTTTCTCGACGAACTCGGTGCGGCGATGATCTTTCCGAACGTGCGCGGCTCGTCGGGCTACGGCAAGACCTTTTTGCAGCTCGATAACGGCTTTAAGCGCGAGGATTCGGTCAAAGACATCGGGGCGCTGCTCGATTGGATCGCCACCCAGCCGGATCTCGATCCTGCGCGGGTGATGGTCACCGGCGGCAGCTACGGCGGCTATATGACCCTGGCGACAACCACCCACTATAACGACCGCATCCGCTGCGCCCTCGACGTGGTCGGCATCTCCAACTTTGTGACCTTTCTGGAAAAAACCGAGAGCTACCGCCGGGATCTCAGGCGCGCCGAGTACGGCGACGAGCGCGACCCGAAGATGCGCGAATTTCTGCTCGCCATCTCCCCCGCCAACAACGCCGCCAAGATTACCAAGCCGCTCTTTGTCGTCCAGGGCCAGAACGATCCGCGCGTGCCGTTAAACGAATCCGAGCAGATGGTGGCCACGGTCAAGCGCGGCGGCAGCCCTGTCTGGTATCTGATGGCCAAAGACGAAGGCCACGGTTTTGCCAAAAAGAAAAACGCCGACTTTCAGTTCTACGCGACAGTCACCTTCGTACAAAATTATTTGCTCGACTAA
- a CDS encoding LuxR C-terminal-related transcriptional regulator produces the protein MFVNNTDIRILVANCHTVMRRGFCTILGSIEERFCVYEIENVEQTVQLFCQLKPDLVLLDAVLPKMCGVEVIRSLRSKDPSARILMVADDEEQVLLAFHAGANGCLLKSMQSHELLNAVGLLLSGYLVFGKAITRLVAEEQSADKFGRAGGPVPHLTAREREILILIAQELTNNEIAKRLYISPRTVDAHRARLMGKLGCRNTAGLVRIAAEYRLLSEPKFG, from the coding sequence GTGTTTGTAAACAATACGGATATTCGTATACTGGTTGCGAATTGCCACACCGTCATGCGGCGGGGTTTCTGCACCATTCTAGGTTCTATAGAAGAACGGTTTTGTGTCTATGAAATAGAGAATGTCGAGCAGACTGTTCAGCTTTTTTGCCAGTTGAAGCCGGATCTGGTTTTGCTCGATGCTGTCCTGCCGAAAATGTGCGGCGTCGAGGTCATCCGCTCGCTTAGAAGCAAAGATCCCTCGGCGCGAATATTGATGGTGGCCGACGATGAAGAGCAGGTGCTGCTGGCGTTTCATGCCGGGGCCAACGGCTGTCTGCTCAAGAGCATGCAAAGCCACGAACTGCTGAACGCCGTCGGTCTGTTACTTTCGGGCTACCTGGTTTTTGGTAAGGCGATCACCCGGCTGGTCGCTGAGGAGCAGAGCGCCGACAAATTCGGCAGGGCGGGCGGGCCTGTCCCCCACCTGACGGCTCGCGAGCGCGAGATCTTGATTTTGATCGCCCAGGAACTGACCAACAACGAAATCGCTAAACGCCTATACATTAGCCCCCGCACGGTGGATGCGCACCGCGCCCGGTTAATGGGCAAACTGGGCTGCCGCAACACCGCCGGCCTGGTGCGCATCGCCGCTGAGTACCGATTGTTGAGCGAGCCTAAGTTTGGTTAA
- the cydB gene encoding cytochrome d ubiquinol oxidase subunit II has translation MDPLAQFLPQVWFFILALFLFLYVMLDGFDLGVGILSLTSSNEERRGILMTSLSNVWDANETWLVIMGGALFGAFPLAYGTILNGLYIPIFLMIFGLIFRAVAFEFREHAKRKLFWNYAFGLGSFLAALGQGFALGSVLKGITVDAAGRFAGSTWDWLSWQSVLVALTLIQGYVLIGSTYLITKTEGELQDTHYRTAKIAALTTLVGAIFITISTPIFYESARTRLFQEPFIYIFAAVPLLGALLIWLLLRSLSRRQERAPFIWTILIFTLTFAGLALVVFPYIIPMSVTIYQAAAAPSALVFMIIFMGFLIPIMLAYNIFQYIVFRGKVTGGHYE, from the coding sequence ATGGATCCGCTCGCACAGTTTCTTCCACAGGTCTGGTTTTTTATCCTGGCGCTGTTTTTGTTTCTCTACGTCATGCTCGACGGCTTCGATCTGGGAGTTGGCATTCTTTCACTCACTTCCTCCAATGAGGAGCGCCGGGGCATCCTGATGACCAGTCTCAGCAATGTTTGGGATGCCAACGAAACCTGGCTGGTGATTATGGGGGGTGCTCTGTTCGGAGCTTTTCCCCTCGCCTACGGCACGATCCTCAACGGTCTGTACATCCCGATTTTTTTGATGATCTTCGGATTGATTTTCCGGGCGGTGGCGTTCGAATTTCGCGAGCACGCCAAGCGCAAGCTCTTCTGGAACTACGCCTTCGGCCTCGGCAGTTTTCTAGCGGCCCTTGGCCAGGGTTTTGCTCTGGGCAGCGTGCTCAAAGGGATCACCGTCGATGCGGCGGGCCGCTTCGCAGGCTCTACCTGGGATTGGCTGAGTTGGCAATCAGTCCTGGTGGCGCTCACCCTTATCCAAGGCTACGTGCTCATCGGTTCGACCTATCTCATCACCAAGACCGAGGGTGAACTGCAGGACACCCACTACCGCACCGCCAAAATCGCAGCGCTCACCACGCTTGTGGGCGCCATCTTCATCACCATCTCGACTCCCATCTTCTACGAGAGCGCCCGCACCCGCCTGTTCCAAGAACCGTTTATCTACATCTTTGCGGCCGTCCCCCTGCTGGGGGCTCTGCTCATCTGGCTGTTGCTGCGCAGCCTCTCCCGCCGCCAGGAGCGCGCTCCCTTTATCTGGACGATCTTGATTTTCACACTCACCTTCGCCGGGCTGGCCCTGGTCGTATTTCCGTACATCATTCCGATGTCGGTGACCATCTACCAGGCCGCCGCCGCTCCCAGTGCCCTGGTGTTCATGATCATCTTCATGGGCTTTTTGATCCCGATCATGCTCGCCTACAACATCTTCCAGTACATCGTCTTTCGCGGCAAAGTCACCGGTGGCCATTACGAGTGA
- a CDS encoding cytochrome ubiquinol oxidase subunit I produces MDFLSDTVVLSRLQFALTAIFHMLWPVLTTGMGIFLVIVEGLWLRTRNPAYYHHARFWSKLYVLNFGIGVATGIPMEFQFGTNWAAFSEAVGDFFGSILGFEASMAFMLEAGFLGIMLFGWQRVHPYIHYFATIMVAFGANLSTVWILIANSWMQTPAGGEFINGKFVVQDYFQALLNPFSGHSILHMFFATLETSLFVIGGISAWYILKGRNQEFFSKSLKIALAAAVVVAPVQIWVGHVSGEQVRRYQPTKLAAMESQWETIPAGQAAPWSIAAWPDEKGEKNDWDIAVPGGLGYILEFKPALSEPVYGLKAYKPEDRPPLVWLIFYAFRIMVGIGFFFVALMAVSAVQWLRGKLSPEQIGSQRWLMRAWILAAPLGYIAVECGWIVRCVGRQPWIVYGQIRTAEGVSNVPASNVLTSLTFFAVVYTFLFFCVLYFGARILQRGPNLNLPVPDFEGQLPVEVEPAEHIPDSRPAEAQQEAQP; encoded by the coding sequence ATGGATTTTCTGTCCGATACCGTCGTCCTATCGCGCCTGCAGTTCGCGCTGACCGCCATCTTTCATATGCTCTGGCCGGTGCTGACCACGGGCATGGGTATCTTTCTGGTCATCGTCGAAGGCCTATGGCTGAGGACGCGCAATCCTGCCTACTATCACCACGCCCGCTTCTGGTCGAAGCTGTACGTGTTGAACTTCGGCATCGGGGTGGCCACCGGCATTCCGATGGAATTTCAGTTCGGCACCAACTGGGCGGCTTTTTCGGAGGCGGTGGGCGACTTTTTTGGCAGCATCCTCGGTTTTGAAGCGTCGATGGCCTTCATGCTCGAAGCCGGTTTTTTGGGGATCATGCTGTTTGGCTGGCAGCGGGTGCATCCTTATATCCACTACTTCGCGACGATCATGGTCGCCTTTGGGGCGAATCTCTCGACCGTCTGGATTTTGATCGCCAATTCCTGGATGCAGACCCCGGCGGGCGGCGAATTTATCAACGGCAAATTCGTGGTTCAAGATTATTTTCAGGCGCTGCTCAACCCCTTTAGCGGTCACAGCATCCTGCACATGTTCTTTGCCACTTTGGAGACTTCGCTGTTCGTGATTGGCGGCATCAGCGCCTGGTACATTCTCAAGGGCCGCAATCAGGAGTTCTTCTCAAAATCGCTCAAGATTGCCCTGGCGGCGGCGGTTGTGGTGGCCCCCGTGCAGATCTGGGTGGGCCACGTCAGCGGCGAGCAGGTGCGCCGCTACCAGCCCACCAAACTGGCCGCCATGGAGTCGCAGTGGGAGACGATCCCGGCCGGACAGGCCGCCCCCTGGTCGATCGCCGCCTGGCCCGACGAGAAGGGCGAAAAAAACGACTGGGACATCGCCGTCCCGGGCGGCCTGGGCTATATCCTCGAATTCAAGCCGGCACTGTCTGAACCGGTCTACGGCCTCAAAGCCTACAAGCCCGAGGACCGGCCCCCGCTGGTGTGGCTGATTTTTTATGCGTTTCGCATCATGGTGGGCATCGGCTTTTTCTTCGTGGCCCTGATGGCGGTGAGCGCCGTGCAATGGCTGCGCGGCAAGCTTTCGCCCGAGCAGATCGGCTCGCAGCGCTGGCTGATGCGCGCCTGGATTCTGGCGGCACCTTTGGGCTATATCGCCGTCGAGTGCGGCTGGATCGTGCGCTGTGTAGGCCGCCAGCCGTGGATCGTCTACGGCCAGATCCGCACCGCCGAGGGCGTCTCCAACGTGCCGGCAAGCAACGTGCTGACGTCGCTGACGTTTTTTGCAGTAGTCTATACGTTTTTGTTTTTCTGTGTGCTCTACTTCGGAGCGCGCATTCTCCAGCGCGGCCCCAATCTCAATCTGCCGGTTCCGGATTTCGAGGGCCAGTTGCCCGTCGAAGTGGAGCCTGCCGAACACATCCCCGACAGCCGCCCGGCCGAAGCCCAGCAAGAAGCCCAACCGTAA